CAAACCAGAATGCATTGAGCAATATTTTGGTAGCGGTGCTAATTATGGACTTCAAATTCATTACGTCAGTGAGGATCTTCCTCTGGGGACAGGCGGCGCTATTAAAAACGCTGAGCGTTACTTTGATAAAGAGCCGTTTTTTATTTTTAACGCCGATATCATAAGTGATATAAATTTTGGTGAGATGCTCAGATTCCATAAGCGCAAAAATGCTGATGTGACTATCGCGGTTACCCGTGTTGATAATCCTTCTGCCTATGGCGTTATAGAGTATGACGATCATGACTACGCCATTACCTTCCGTGAAAAACCGAAGCCGCATGAAGTTGTTTCTCATTACATCAATGCGGGTGTTTATATCTTCAATCCGCAAATTCTTAAACACATTCCGGCTGGCAGACCGGTGTCGGTTGAGCGTGAGGTATTTCCGAAACTGCTGGAGAAAGGAAAACGAATCGCCGTATACAAGGGCTGTAATTACTGGTTGGATCTTGGTACTCCGGAGAAATACATGCAGGCTCACATGGACGCATTCCAAGGGCTTTACCGAATAGACGAAGCTGATTTTGAAAAAGAGCCGATTTACGGGCGTTTTAATGCAAAGATAAGCGGAAAAGCAATACTTCGTGGGCCAGTTTATCTTGGAAAAGATGTGCGAATTGAAGCCGGTGCTATAGTCGGACCAAACGCTGTAATCGGCGACCGCTGCTGCATAGGAAAGAAATGCAGAATTGAAAATAGTATACTCTGGAACGATGTTACAGTAGAAAATGGGGTAGAGATAATTGATTCTATCGTAGCGGACGAGTGCCGTGTCGGACTCAGCACGTCATATGAGAAAGTAATTTTTGCCGGAGATGCTTCCAAACGTCTTGCAATTTCATAATAACCAACTATTTAAAGTTAAGGGGGAATCAAAAAGTATGAGTGGCACAAAAAAGTTGAATGTCGCTTTTTTAACAACGTATCCTCCACGAGAATGCGGAATAGCAACATTCACCCAAGATATCATCAACGAGCTCAAAAAATCAACGTCAGTAAAAACCGGCGTAATAGCGATTACAGATCAACCTATGCATTACGGGGAAGATGTACGGCTTGAACTCAAACAGCATGACCGTACAAGCTATATAGAGACTGCGAGAAAAATAAATCGATCTGACATTGACGTATTAGTAGTGGAGCACGAGTATGGAATTTACGGTGGTGAATGCGGCGAATATCTGCTTGCCCTTATTGAGCTTTTGGAAAAGCCAATTGTTACAACACTTCACACCGTACTACCATCTCCAAGCGACAAACAAAGGGAGATTCTTAAACAGCTTTGCGCAAAAAGTGAAAAGGTTGTAACCATGGCGATGAATTCAAGAAAAGTGCTGGAAGACGTATATGATGTTGATTCCAGTAAAATTGAATTGATTCACCATGGCGTACCGGATTTAAAGTTGCCGGAAAGGGACGAACTAAAAAAAGAACTTGGTTTAGAAAATCGCATAGTAATCAGTACATTTGGCCTTATCAGTCCCGGAAAAGGTTTGGAATATGGCATTGAGGCCGTTGCCCAGACCGCCAAAAAGCATCCGGAAGTGCTGTACCTTATACTCGGTCAGACACATCCGGTAATACGAAAACAGCATGGTGAAGTATATCGCAACAGCCTTGAGAAAATGGTACGCGAACTGCAGGCTGAGGACAATGTCCGGTTTGTGAACCGGTATCTCACAAAAGAGGAGATAATCCGTTATCTAAAACTGTCCGATATTTACATGACGCCTTATCTCGGCAAAGATCAAGCTGTTAGTGGTACGCTTGCTTATGCCGTCGGATGCGGCAGGATTATTGTTTCCACTCCTTATTCATATGCGAAAGAAATGCTTGCGGATGGCAGGGGACTGCTTGCAGACTTTGAAGATTCAGCATCTTTAAGTGAATGTATAAATTATGTAATTGAGCACCCAGAAAGAAAGAAACAGATGGAGCAGAAAACAAAACTGCTCGGTGACAACATGAAATGGAGTGTTGTTGCGGACTGTTATAGGCGTACATTCTATAAAGCATACAGAGAATATTCAAAGAAGGAGCGGGTAGCCGTATGAGTCCACAGTGCCGTAAACTTCCGGATGAGCGGTTTATATTCCGTTTAACCGACGATACCGGTATGTTTCAGCACTCGATTTACGCCGTTCCTGACCCCACAAAAGGCTATACCAGCGATGACAACGCACGGGCGCTGATTATGGCAGCTATGTTTTACAAAGCGTCCGGAGAGGAACGTTATCTGGATTTGGTTACTCGTTATCTTAGTTTTCTGGCGTATGCTCAAAACGACGGATGGTTTCGCAATTTCATGGATTATGACCGAAATTTTACCGAGAAGAAAGGCTCCGATGATTGTTTCGGCCGGTGCCTGTTAGCGTTGGGATTCACTGCATCTCGCACGTATTTACCAAATAGTATTCGCGGTGTTGCGGACAAGATATTCCGCGATGCAGTTGACAGTTGTGACAAATTATCCTTTTTGAGAGGTAAAGCTTACGCTGCAATAGGCTTATGTTTCAAAAATGAAGAGAAGTATCACAGTATTCTTTCAAAACTGGCGTATGATATTGCCATTGCATATGAGCATTGTGCCGCAGCGGATTGGAAATGGTTCGAAAATGAAATTACCTACTGTAACGCAGTCCTGCCATGGGCAATGCTTGAAGCATATGAAATTTTAAAGGACGAACATTATCGAAAAATCGGGTTGGAAAGCCTTGATTTCCTTTTAAAAACAACATTTGTAGGGGATATGTTCCGCCCTGTGGGCTGCAAGGGTTGGTATAAGCGCGGAGAAACACCTGCGGAATTTGATCAGCAGCCAGTTGAAGCTTGCGGAACGATGCTTGCATGCCTAAAGGCTTTCAAGCTAACCGAAAATAATGCCTATCACAGCTATGCTCGGCAATGTCTCGAATGGTACACCGGTCATAACAGTCTTAATATTTCGCTCATAGACCCGGATACGGGCGGTTGTATGGACGGGCTTACCCCGAAAGGCCTAAACCATAATCAGGGAGCGGAAAGCCTTGTTTGCTGGATAATCGCATCGCTTGCTTCGCATACATATTTCAAAGAAGAAGACAAAGAAGAATGATACAGGAAAAGGAGTGAGCTTTGTGAAGATTAAACCACTCGGAGCAAGAGTCCTACTAAAACAAGAAGAAAGTGAAGAAACTACCAAGTCAGGTATTGTACTTCCGTCCAGCGCAAAGGAAAAACCAAACTGGGGAACAGTAGTTGAAGTCGGACCCGGAGAAACTAAGGACGGACACGAAATAAAAGTGACCGTCAAAAAAGGAGACCGGGTTATTTACAGCAAATACTCAGGAACAGAAGTCAAAATTGACAATGAAAAATATCTGATTCTAAATCAGAGCGATCTACTTGCAGTTATTGAATAATCCTAATAAAAAGTCATATTAGTAGGAAGGTGTTTGAAAATGGCTAAGATGATAGCGTTTGATGAAGATGCAAGAAAGTCAATGCTTGCAGGTGTTGACAAACTGGCCAATGCGGTCAAGATTACGTTGGGCCCGAAAGGACGCAATGTCGTACTTGAGAGAAAATATGGCTCACCAATAATCACAAACGACGGTGTTACGATAGCAAAGGAAATCGAGTTGGAAAATCCATATGAGAATATGGGAGCCCAGCTTGTAAAGGAAGTTGCCAGCAAAACCAATGATGTCGCCGGTGATGGCACAACCACTGCTACACTTTTGGCACAGACTATTGTTCACAATGGCCTGAAGAATGTTGCTTCTGGTTCTAATCCGATAGCGCTCAAGCGCGGTATAGACAAGGCAGTTGCCAAAGCCGTCGAAAGCATCAAAAACAGCAGCCGCAAAATCAAAGGACGCGAGGACATTGAATTTGTCGCATCCATTTCCTCTGAAGATCCGCAGATTGGGCGTTTTTTGGCGGATGCAATGGAGAAAGTTTCTTCAGACGGTGTTATCACTATAGAAGAATCCAAAACATCAGAAACCTATATCGAAACGGTCGAAGGAATGCAGTTCGACCACGGCTATATTTCTCCCTACATGGTGACAGATAAGGAAAAAATGACGGCGGAGCTGGAGGATCCGTATATACTCATTACTGACAAGAAGATCAGCAATGCACAAGAACTCCTACCGGCCCTCGAAATTATCGTAAAGAAGGGCGCAAAGCTTCTGATTATTGCCGAGGATGTAGATGGTGATGCACTGGCCACATTGATAGTCAACAAACTCCGCGGTACATTCACATGCGTAGCGGTGAAGGCGCCCGGATACGGTGACCGTCGAAAAGAAATGCTTCAGGATATTGCAATACTGACCGGCGGTCAGGTAATATCCAGCGATATGGGCATGAACCTTCAGGATATCAAGGAAGACTGGTTCGGCAAAGCAAAATCAGTTAAGGTTGACAAAGAGAACACAACCATTATTGACGGTTTGGGCGATAAGCAGGCAATACAGGACCGCATAAAATCCATAAAACATCAGATTGAAACAAGCACCTCCGATTATGATAAAGAGAAGCTCAACGAGCGCATGGCAAAGCTCAGCGGCGGTGTAGCCGTTATCCGCGTTGGCGCCGCAACCGAGACAGAAATGAAAGAAAAGAAATACCGCGTCGAAGATGCATTGAATGCTACTAAGGCTGCTGTTGAGGAAGGTATTATTCCAGGCGGTGGTACTGCGTTTATCAATGCGATACCGGATGTCCAGAAGCTTGCGGATTCACTTGAAGGGGATGAAAAGACCGGCGCTTACATTATTGTACGTGCGCTGGAAGAGCCGCTTCGCCAGATCGCAGCGAATGCAGGTGTTGACCCCTCAGTCGTGGTCGAAAAGGTCCGCAACAGCGAAAAGAGCATCGGCTATGATGCAGCAAAAGAAGAATATGTCGATATGTTTAAATCCGGTATTATTGACCCTGTAAAAGTTACAAGGTTTGCACTTCAAAATGCTGCATCAGTAGCGGGTATGATTCTTACGACCGAAAGTACGGTTGCTGACAAGCCTGAAAAGAAGCAACCGGCACCGGCTCCAAACCCGGATATGGATTATTAATAGCAAATATGCACGTTGTAGTTTCAAAAAACCGGAAAGTGCAAAAAGCGCTTTCCGGTTTTTGCATGAAAAACTTAATTCAAGTTTAGACAAAAAATATTTTTGTATGCAAAACTTTTGACATCAGTTTAATCAGATATATCTTTCTTCTGTTTTAAATAATTTTGAATACAATGCATAAAATAAATGTGAGCGTAATCTGAAAGGGAGGAATTTGCAATGAGCCATGAAAGACATGAGTTGACGCCGTTTTATAACAATGACTTCGGCTTTTTTCCGTCAAATTTCTTTTCAAATTTTTTGAGCGATAGATTTTGGGACAACTTTGGATTTTGGAATTTCGGAGGCTTCAAAGTTGATGTTAGGGAAAAGAAAGACGCATATATCATAGAGGCCGAAATGCCGGGTATAGATAAAAAGAATGTTGACATTGA
This DNA window, taken from [Clostridium] cellulosi, encodes the following:
- a CDS encoding Nucleotidyl transferase (High confidence in function and specificity), with translation MKALFLVGGKGTRLRPLTEKLPKPMVPVMGVPLLQRNFDRLKTFGIQEIVLSTCYKPECIEQYFGSGANYGLQIHYVSEDLPLGTGGAIKNAERYFDKEPFFIFNADIISDINFGEMLRFHKRKNADVTIAVTRVDNPSAYGVIEYDDHDYAITFREKPKPHEVVSHYINAGVYIFNPQILKHIPAGRPVSVEREVFPKLLEKGKRIAVYKGCNYWLDLGTPEKYMQAHMDAFQGLYRIDEADFEKEPIYGRFNAKISGKAILRGPVYLGKDVRIEAGAIVGPNAVIGDRCCIGKKCRIENSILWNDVTVENGVEIIDSIVADECRVGLSTSYEKVIFAGDASKRLAIS
- a CDS encoding hypothetical protein (High confidence in function and specificity), which codes for MSPQCRKLPDERFIFRLTDDTGMFQHSIYAVPDPTKGYTSDDNARALIMAAMFYKASGEERYLDLVTRYLSFLAYAQNDGWFRNFMDYDRNFTEKKGSDDCFGRCLLALGFTASRTYLPNSIRGVADKIFRDAVDSCDKLSFLRGKAYAAIGLCFKNEEKYHSILSKLAYDIAIAYEHCAAADWKWFENEITYCNAVLPWAMLEAYEILKDEHYRKIGLESLDFLLKTTFVGDMFRPVGCKGWYKRGETPAEFDQQPVEACGTMLACLKAFKLTENNAYHSYARQCLEWYTGHNSLNISLIDPDTGGCMDGLTPKGLNHNQGAESLVCWIIASLASHTYFKEEDKEE
- a CDS encoding glycosyl transferase group 1 (High confidence in function and specificity); amino-acid sequence: MSGTKKLNVAFLTTYPPRECGIATFTQDIINELKKSTSVKTGVIAITDQPMHYGEDVRLELKQHDRTSYIETARKINRSDIDVLVVEHEYGIYGGECGEYLLALIELLEKPIVTTLHTVLPSPSDKQREILKQLCAKSEKVVTMAMNSRKVLEDVYDVDSSKIELIHHGVPDLKLPERDELKKELGLENRIVISTFGLISPGKGLEYGIEAVAQTAKKHPEVLYLILGQTHPVIRKQHGEVYRNSLEKMVRELQAEDNVRFVNRYLTKEEIIRYLKLSDIYMTPYLGKDQAVSGTLAYAVGCGRIIVSTPYSYAKEMLADGRGLLADFEDSASLSECINYVIEHPERKKQMEQKTKLLGDNMKWSVVADCYRRTFYKAYREYSKKERVAV
- the groL3 gene encoding 60 kDa chaperonin (High confidence in function and specificity) gives rise to the protein MKMAKMIAFDEDARKSMLAGVDKLANAVKITLGPKGRNVVLERKYGSPIITNDGVTIAKEIELENPYENMGAQLVKEVASKTNDVAGDGTTTATLLAQTIVHNGLKNVASGSNPIALKRGIDKAVAKAVESIKNSSRKIKGREDIEFVASISSEDPQIGRFLADAMEKVSSDGVITIEESKTSETYIETVEGMQFDHGYISPYMVTDKEKMTAELEDPYILITDKKISNAQELLPALEIIVKKGAKLLIIAEDVDGDALATLIVNKLRGTFTCVAVKAPGYGDRRKEMLQDIAILTGGQVISSDMGMNLQDIKEDWFGKAKSVKVDKENTTIIDGLGDKQAIQDRIKSIKHQIETSTSDYDKEKLNERMAKLSGGVAVIRVGAATETEMKEKKYRVEDALNATKAAVEEGIIPGGGTAFINAIPDVQKLADSLEGDEKTGAYIIVRALEEPLRQIAANAGVDPSVVVEKVRNSEKSIGYDAAKEEYVDMFKSGIIDPVKVTRFALQNAASVAGMILTTESTVADKPEKKQPAPAPNPDMDY